In Polyodon spathula isolate WHYD16114869_AA chromosome 53, ASM1765450v1, whole genome shotgun sequence, one DNA window encodes the following:
- the LOC121307115 gene encoding calcium-binding and coiled-coil domain-containing protein 1-like, with translation MCAAPPQVEKEKLVRLEGEVRTLEGGLQGERMEREKLEVELGRERDCNRVQLGETVRELKEIKSTLRISQKEKEQLLAEKQKMEQRLDSEGQLKSPLTASETPSRPDSPLSDSEDESPEDMRPPRERSAYSLCDNTAVATETPGFQTPPPSPRQPARRGVVVSQPAPIASHLPAAGTETGSSESVRQADRQTDRQLGMGEADRQTGSSEWVRQTDRQAARNR, from the exons ATGTGTGCTGCGCCCCCCCAGGTGGAGAAGGAGAAGTTGGTGCGTCTGGAGGGGGAGGTCCGGACTCTGGAGGGGGGGCTGCAGGGTGAGAGGATGGAGAGGGAGAAGCTGGAGGTGGAgctggggagggagagagactgCAACCGG GTTCAGCTGGGAGAGACGGTCAGAGAGCTGAAGGAGATCAAATCCACTCTGCGCATCTCACAGAAAGAGAAGGAGCAGCTGCTGGCTGAGAAACAG AAGATGGAGCAGAGACTGGACAGCGAGGGCCAACTCAAGTCTCCCCTGACCGCCTCCGAGACTCCCA GCCGCCCCGACTCCCCCCTCTCGGACTCGGAGGACGAGTCCCCCGAAGACATGCGCCCCCCCCGCGAGCGCAGCGCCTACAGCCTGTGTGACAACACTGCCGTCGCCACGGAGACCCCCGGCTTCCAGACCCCGCCCCCCTCTCCACGACAACCGGCCAGGAGGGGCGTGGTGGTCAGCCAGCCCGCCCCCATCGCATCACACCTCCCTGCGGCTGGCACGGAGACAGGCAGCTCGGAATCGgtgaggcaggcagacagacagacagacaggcagctcGGAATGggtgaggcagacagacagacaggcagctcGGAATGggtgaggcagacagacagacaggcagctcGGAATCggtga